Genomic window (Granulicella arctica):
GCGAACGGACGCTTCAACGTCATGAAAGTCTCCAGGCAAAGTTTTGATTGAAAACCGATCATACCTCTTCACCGCAGCCCCTCCGCACAACTACGGATACCCGCCGCCAACGTGCTTTCCGGTCTGCAGGTCAACCGTAAACCCAACATCTTTGTCTGTCATCAGGTTCCAGCCGGAACCATGCAGCAATCCGTTCTCGATCGCCCCAAGCTGAAGCCCTTCCCAACTTAGCCGGTCCGTCTGCCACGCCAAACCATTCTCGCCCCAAGCGATAAGCGCGTGGAAACCGACAAACAGCAGTAGCCCCTCAGCCTCAAGCACTCGCACCTCGGTCACTGGCTTCAACGAAAGATGCGTACAGCCCGCGGGAGCAAGTGTGTCGACAACATAGGCATAGCCGCCAGCGACCGCGCACATCTCGTCAGGCTTTGGACACGCGAACACGCCGGTAGGCATTGAAGCGCTAGTGAAACCCAGCGCGCAAGTCGCCAGAAACGTTTCACCAACCGCAGGTTTGACCATCAGCAACAGCGCCCCGCGCGCGAGTGCATCTTCTTCTCCAGCTACCTGCAGCGGATACGTAAATTGCCGAGCCGGAGCAATCATCGGCGGCTGCGCGAGCATCTCGGCGCTCCAGGTTGACGCAAACGCCATCAGTCAATCGCCTCGAGCGCCTGCTCCAGATCTTCGAGCAGATCCTCAATCGCCTCACATCCGGCGCTCATGCGGATAAACCCTCCAGGAACATCGTCCGAACCCCATCGTGCCCGCCGCTCTGCCGTCGTCGTTACGCCGCCAAAGCTTGTCGCCTCCGTTACCAGCTTCGCCCGCGTCAGAAAGGTCTCTGCTGCCGCCTTATCGCGCAGCGTAAAGCAAAGCACCGGCCCAAAGTACCGCATTTGCCCAGCCGCAATCGCATGTCCCGGATGGGTCTTCAGCCCCGGATACAAGACACTCTCCACCTCGCGCCGTGCATCCAGAAACGTGGCCAGCGCCAGCGCATTGGCCGCCGACCGCTCCAGCCGCAGCGGCAGTGTTGCCAGCGACCGCAGCGCCAGCCACGCTTCCATCGGTCCAACGATACCGCCTGTCATCGTTCGCCACCGGTCGATCTTCGCCAGCAGCCCTGCATCCTTCACCGCTACATGACCAAGCAGCAGGTCGCTGTGCCCGGACATCGACTTCGCATCGGACGCCACCGAAAAATCCGCACCGAAGCTCAGCGGCTTCTGCGCCAGCGGCGTTGCCGTCGTGTTGTCGACCGCAACCAGGACGCCAGCCTCGTGCGCTGCCTCGCAGAGCGCCGCAATATCGCAGATCTCCATCGTTGGGTTGCTCGGCGTCTCAAGCCACAATAGCCGCGCACCCTCCATTAATTCAGCCTGAGCCGCTCCCGCGGGAGCCATCCGGAGCGTCACGCCCATCGCGACAAAGTAGTCCTGCACCAGTACCCGCGCCATAAAGTACGCATTCGACGGAAGCACCACCACGTCGCCCGGCCGCAGCACGGCGCCGAACACTGCCGCACAAGCCGCCATTCCCGAGCCAAATACCCGCACTTGCGCCTCATGTCCGGGCCCGGACTCAAGCAGTGCAATCGCAGCCTCGAGCGCCGTCCACGTCGGATTGTGCGACCGTGCATAGCTGTACGTATCGGTAGGGTCGCCCGGCGCATGGAACGGTCCCGCAAACACCGGTCCGGCGTGAAGCGGTTCGCCGGCCTTCACCGGCGTCAAAGTCGCCCGAAGTATCTTCGTCTCATCGCGCATACCCTTATCTTCGCAGGTCGCCGCTAACTCTTGAAGTGCTCCCAGCCGCCAGGTCGCAGCGGCTTTCTGGTCCCATCATCGCCAGTCAAAGTCAAACCCTTTCGCCTGCTGACAATTCGTCCGACAGCAGTGATCGCCACTCCGGCAATCCGACGCGGCATCTTCATCGTTGCCGGAGCCGTGAATAGCAACTCGTAATCCTCGCCGCCATCGAGCGCAAGTCGCAAAGCCTCCTCGTTCGGGAGACCTGCCGCCAGGCCATGAATCGGCAGTCTCGCCGCGTCGACCTCCGCACCGACGCCGGATGCCAGGCAAAGATGAGCCAGATCGGTCGATAGTCCGTCGCTCAAATCAATACAAGCTGTCGCCAGCCCCTTCCTCAGCAGAGACTGCCCCGCAGCAAGCCGAGGCTCCGGAAACATCTGCGGATGTTGCTTCGAAGATCCCGTCCGAATCAGGCGAACCTTACCAGTTCGCATCCGTTCCAATTCCGCAGCCGCCCCGCCTAGCGCTCCGCTCACATAAAGCAGATCGCCTGCCCGCGCCCCACTCCGCCGCAGTGCTCGTCCAGCAGGAGCAGCCCCGACCAGCACGATGTCCGCAACAACCATCTCCGCTGGAGACTGAGCCGTATCTCCGCCTGCCAATGGGACAGCATGAACGTCGGCCAGCGCACGGAAGCCGTGCAGAAATCGCCGAGTCCAGGTGCCCCGCAATTCCAGAGGCAGCGCAAGCGACAGAAATGCAGCCATCGGGGTCGCCCCCATCGCAGCCAGATCGCTCAGGCCCCTCGCGAGGCAGCGATGCCCGATTGACTCTGGCGAATGCCAGTCCCTCCGAAAGTGCCGTCCCTCAAGACTAAAGTCGGTTGTGATCAGGATCTCGCAGCCCGCAGGTGGTCTCAGAATGGCGCAATCGTCTCCGATCCCGAGCCGCACCACGGAGCTACGTCGTCCGGCAAACTCCCGCCGAATGCTTTCGATCAGTGCAAGTTCCCCGACCTGTCGCGTCTGTTTCTTCATCCTCGATGGAGCATACAGGCAGACTTCATCTGCAAGCGCTACAGTTTGCAAGGCTCTAAGCCCTTTGATAGCATAAGGAGGTTGCACCCAAGGGATTCGTGCATCTCGAATGACGATTGCTAATCCTCATTCATCCGAGAGCAACACAAGTCCTCGTGCCGCCGATACTCGCGGTCAAATCCGGGCTAAGGTCTCCATTTGAGTCTCAAGAAGCGCCATTACATTCTCTTCGTCACGCGCGATTCTGACGGCAGCCTCCGTAAGGTTCCAGTCCCGCTCTACTACGCCTACGTGTTTGTGGCGGTCGCTGGCATTGGTCTTTTCAGCATTGCCGGCCTGGCTGGCTCGTACTCGCGCATGCTCATCAAGACTTCGCATTTCAACGACTTACGCCGTGATCACGACTCGCTCCGCAAGGATTACGCTTCGCTCCAGAAGCAGGAGCACGAGATGACCGTTCAGGCCGCCTCGCTCGGTTCGCTCGCCAGCGAAGTCTCCGCCCTCTACGGCCTCACAACCAGCAAGCTCGCGATCCCGATGGGCAAGCTGACTTCGCGTCAGAAGAGCGCCAAGGTGGAGGCAGCGGTGACGGCTCCTCTTGCCGGCACGACCGGGAGCTTCAACGATGAGAGCTACTTCAAGTCGCTGGACTCCTTCTACGCTCTGCGCACCTCCGCGATGAGCGGCATTGCAGCACGCGGCTTCTCAAATGCTATCGGCGTCCCGAACAGCCTCGGCGGTATCTCAGGCTTCAACGATCTGGATGCGGGCTCAGAAGGTCCATCCATCTGGCCGGTCATCGGGCCGATCACGAGCAGCTTTGGCCAGCGTGAAGACCCCGTTCTCGGTAACGGCGAAGGTGAGTTCCACCCCGGTATCGACATCGGCGCTCCAAACGGCACACCCATTATCGCCACAGCAGACGGCGTAGTTCGCTCCGCTGAGATGGCGAACGGCTACGGTCGCGAGGTCATCATCGACCACGGCCATGGCATAGCAACCCTCTTCGGACACATGTCCGCCTTTGCGGTAATGGCGGGTCAGAACGTTACCCGCGGTCAGGTCATCGGCTACGTTGGTCACAGCGGCCGCACGACGGGTGCGCATCTTCACTACGAAGTGCGTATCCGCAATACGCCGATCAATCCGCACAAGTATCTTCGGATGACCCTCGCAGAGGCTAGCAGCAACGTGCACACCGGCTCCTAGTCACTTCAGTAGACGAAGAAACGCCCGCAAGTGAGTCTCGCTTGCGGGCGTTTTCTTGCTCGTACTTATTCACCCTTAGCTGAAGTGGGTCCGCCGCCTACGTAGCTCACGTGCCAGATGATCTTCGAGCCATCATCCGATACGAACAGCGAGCCATCCCTGGCGACCGTCACGCCCACGGGTCGACCCCAGACGCCGCCATCTGCTGTTACAAAGCCGGTCAGAAAGTCCTCATACTCACCCGTCGCGTGGCCGTTTTTCATCGGAACGCGAATGACCTCATAGCCTCCGCGACGTGCGCGATTCCAGCTGCCATGCTCCGCCGCAAAACCATCCCCCATGTAGCTGGACGGGAACTGCTTGCCCTCGTAGAACGCCAGTTCGAGCGATGCCATGTGCGGCTGCACCAGCACGTCCGGCGTGATCACCTTCGACTTCAACTCAGGATGCTTGCCAGCCAGCCGCGGATCCTGGTGCTGTCCCATGTAATACCAAGGCCATCCGTAAAACCCATCTTCCTTTACGCTTGTAATGTAGTCCGGAACCAGGTTGTTGCCGAGTCGATCGCGCTCATTGGTCGAGCACCAAAGCTGACCAGTGGTCGGGTTGATCGCTTCACCGACACAGTTCCGGATGCCACTCGCATACACCTTGACGAATTTGCCTTCGGGCGTAAATTCCAACACGTCGGCTCGATGGAACTCGTTCGGATGCGTGTCGGGGTCGTCGGCGTTTGAGCCAGATCCGACCGAAACCAGCATCTTCTTCTGGTCAGGCGAGAAGACGATATCGCGCGTCCAATGGCCGCCGCCGCGTAGCTGCGCAAAGCCCGGCAACTGTGCCACAACCTTTTCCGCCGCACCCGTAGCTGCCAGATCGCCGGACTTATAGGGGAAGCGGACGACAGAGTCCGTGTTGCCGACATAAACCCACTTCGGATTTGGGCCAGCAGGATAGAAAGCGATGCCGAACGGCAGGCTCAATCCAGTAGCAAAGGTTGAGACCTTCTCCGCCTTACCGTCAGCACCGACGCCGCGTAACACCCAGATCTTGTCGCCGTGCGAGTCTGCCAGAAAGATGTCGCCGTTGGGTGCCGTTCGCATCAGGCGAGGTTCCTTAAAACCATCGGCGTACATCTCCACCTTGAAGCCTGCGGGAGCAACTGGCATCGCGCCATCGGGCCGAGGAACGAGGCTCGGGCCGTTATCGACCGACTCATCCTCTTGTGGCTCCGGCAGATCGGCCACAGTGATCTTGCGTCGAACTCCTGGCTTCTGCTGGGTGTAGTCCGCAAACGCCGCCTGACCTGTGATTGTCTGAGCGGTCGAAGCCGTCTGAGCTTGAACAACAGGCGCAGCAAACACCAAGAGGGGAAGCACTGTGAGCAAAGTGGGAACGGGCAGTCTTCGAGAGTGGAATGTCATAAAAATCTTCTCCGTTAAAGCTCTTATTTGGATGCGGGCCGAGAATCAAGTAATGCCTGCGGTTCAGGCGTTGCAAGCTCACGCAGCAAGTCGACGGGAATGTTTGCCGTCACGATGGTTCGTTCGTGACTCTGATCGACCTTGATGGAGTCGACCATCTGTCGCATCGACGCGTCGGTTGCCATGCCACTGCCCTGGAACTGTTGTATCGACCTGAAAAGATTGAGAACAGCGGACAAGGCCTGTGCAGACTGCGTCGCTTCGACCTTACTAGGCGAAAGCTCCTCGATCCGCAGCTTGACGACTCCAAGGTAACGAAGGCTCGCCACCAGCGTCGTATCTTCATGCAGCGGCAGGCGTAGGCCGAAGAGCGTGATATAGCCTCCCTCAGAGAAGGGCAGGCCGATATGCCCGATTGCCCACGCGCTTGAAAGCACCGGCACGTCTCCATACCGTTCCGAGAGCAGGGAAGAACCTGCAAACGGTGACGCCGCCGCGCGATGCCGGTCGAGTACCGCATGGATCTGCTCCGTTGTCGGCATATTGCTTGCGGCAATCGTGTCGTAGCCAAGCTGGGTCACGCGCAACTGTCTGGTGCGCGAACCTTTGATCTCGCCCACGGGAATCATAAAGATCTCGTGTCCTGCGTAACTTTCCTTTGAAGTAGCAATGCTCGCCAGGTAGCGCGCCAGCCGGTCTCCATCAAAGCGCCCCTCGAACACCTCGGAGTACGCCACAGGCCCGTTAGGACCATTGGGATCGTCCATCCGGTGCAGGGCGAAGGCGACCGCATCAAGGTCGCGCTCAGGCACGATGCCCGTTGCATCGATGAACTGCTGGAAATCAGGGCTGCGCGTCACGACTGTTTTGTCGAAGTGCGTCGCCGTTCGCAGAGGCTTCAGATTCGCGTAGACGATCGCATCGCACTCGGGCAGTAATCGCGCTACTTCAGGTGGCGCCTTGGCACGCAACAGCAGCGCTCCGGCAAGCGCAGCTACCAGCGCCAGCGCCAGCAGCAAGGAGTAGCGCGTTGATTTACGCACAGCGCACCCACTCATCAAGAGCTACGAAAATGGTTAGCAGAGCCTTGCACCTTGCACATTCAACATAGCCCACCCAGCATAGCCGATTCGCGCCAACCTCGCGTGACGACTACGGCGTCAAGCCCTGGTATGGAAGGAATAACTGAAATACCGTCCAGCTATTGCCCTTCTCCTGGCTACTCCGCACCCGCAACCGCCCGCCGTGTCGGACGATGATCTCGGTACTTACCCACAACCCCAGGCCGGTTCCGTTGATGCCTTTTGTAGTGAAGAACGCCTTGCCTAGCTGCTTCATCGTGTCCCGACTGATTCCGCTGCCAGTATCGGCAATCGTTATCAGAACGCCGCATAGTCCGGAACGCGTGTTCGTAGCTTCTCGCGTCCTGATGCGGAGCTTGCCACCTGTACCGTACATGGCGTCAATGGCATTTCTAATGAGATTGCTCAGGACCTGCCTGATCTCGCTCTCAAGGCACATAATGGACTGCGTTCTCCGTTCCCGCCATTCGACCGTTACGTGGGCACTGTCCAGCTTGCTTTGGTACAGATCAACGACTGAGTGAAGTAGTTCACTGGCGCGTATCGCCTGCGGATTTGTCGATTGCTTGTAGAAGCGCAGCGACTGCGACGTGATCAGCGCGACCCGCTGCAATTCCTTGTCTGCCTGGCCAAGAAACGATCGCGTCTCGTCAATGCCGTTCGAGTGCTCTGCTAGATAGAGCAAATTCATTACCGATTCAAGGGGGTTGTTGATTTCATGCGCAATGGAGGCTGCGAGACGTCCAACTGCCGCAAGCTTCTCACTCTCGCGCAGTGCCGCTTCAAACTCCACCCGAGCCGTAACGTCCATCTGGATGCCGACAAAGTGAGTCAACTCGCCATCGCGATTACGGATTGGCGAGATGGACAACTCGTTCCAGAACGGGCTGCCATCCTTGCGAAAATTTTTTATGACTGCAACAACCTCTCGTTGCTCCTTCATCGCCTCGCGGATAAGCGATAAGCCAGGTTGCTGCGTCTCGCCACCTTGGAGGAAGCGGCAATTCTTTCCTTGAACGTCCTCCAGGCTGTAGCCCGTCATCACCTCAAAGGCAGGATTGACGTAAGTTAGTGGGACATCTGGAAGCGTGGCATCTGCGACTGTGATCCCATTCGTCACAGACCGGAAGATTCTCCGGTTCAGATGCAACTCATCAAGTGCCGACTGGTAGCGACGAGCAAAGGCGCGATGCGCGTAGAGAAAAAGGCTGAGTTGCGCCAGTGCTGCAGCCGGATCCTGCGGAAGAATCAAAACTCCGTCGTGCTGTTCTCCGTCGCCTGCCCGCCCACGGTCAGAAGACTCAGTGCTTCTCGATCGAACAACGATGATCGCAGGATTTAGTCCGTCGGCCTGCGCCTCCTCTGTCCGCAAAGCAGATCGGATCTGCTTTGCGAACTTTTCGTCCGTGATGATCATTTCAAAACTTTGAAAGTTAGTCGCTCCCGGGGAGACTAAATTGAGCAGGCTTGGAACCAGGTCAAGCTGTAAGGATAGGCTCTCGATGAGCCTCTGATTCGTGGAATCCTCTACCAGAATGCCTAGTCCTGTCCCAAAGCCCGCCTGGTCGGCGGTCGGCTCATTGGTGGCTTTTATGCCAATCTCTTGAGTCATATCTTTCATCCCTGGGAGTACCCTTCTTCAAATGTGCAATCAGCGATGAGCCGTACGCAGCTCTCAACGCTGAGACGCTGTAGCAAAATTTAGGTAGAAAGAGCTCTGCCCACCTTGTAAAGATGGATGCACAGTTTGCCCGAGTAATTGCCCGTCCACACCATCAACCGCTTGATCTCATAACTGCAATTGCAGCCGCGGGCTGGCTATGCTAAAGTTTGATCTTGCGGCGCACTCTGCGCGGACACGGTGGCACGCTTCAAGTCCGGCTTGGCAGAGGGCAAAGTAAAGACTGTTTTCGGGCTGGCGTAGCTCAGCTGGTAGAGCTCCTGATTTGTAATCAGGCGGTCGGGGGTTCAAGTCCCTTCGCCAGCTCCAGTTCTATCCAGTTGCAGTACAAGGCACGACGGATTTGGTTGTACTGCGGCCGTTCTGGCACGCAGGCCTGCTGCCACTCCATCAAGAGTATTGCCACCCGCACGATCCGCGGTACAGGGATCGTCTGCGGAGCTTGACGGAACGTACAGACTTGCACAAAGGAACGTCACAGGAACGTGCACAGGTGGCCGAGTGGTTAATGGCAGCAGACTGTAAATCTGCCACTCTTCGAGTTACGGAGGTTCGAATCCTCCCCTGTGCACCATTTATTTGTAGTTGCTTTAGATGAGATCGCAGCAAGCAAGACTGGAGAACACGTGGACTTCAGCCCTGCCAGTACCGGACGCATGGTTGTCGCGTTCGCTGTTCTGGGAGCCTTGGCAGCAAGCGCCTGGTTCACGATGGAGCCCGGAAAGTACCGTGCACTCTGCTTCGTCTTGCTAGGGTTTTTTGCTTTTCGGGTTTTTCTCGGGCGAATGCGTTCCCGGTAAATGGCCGTAGGCGTTTACAGGAAGTTTTTGGTAGGCTTGTAAGGTTGGTTGTAACGCGCTGGCGTAGCTCAGTGGTAGAGCACTCCCTTGGTAAGGGAGAGGTCGAGAGTTCAAGCCTCTCCGTCAGCTCCAGATTTTAGAGGTCGTAACGCGGGAGTAACTCAGTGGTAGAGTCACAGCCTTCCAAGCTGTTGGTCGCGGGTCCGATTCCCGTCTCCCGCTCCATCATGTTGCAGGCAGGTTCCAGGGCGGTTCCGCAGGAGATTGGTGTTGAGCACGATGTATGAGCAGGCAGTTCTTTCGGTAGAGGATCCTCAACGCTTCGGTGCGGTCCATGCAGCCATCGAGTCATCCTTCTCATCGAGTCGGGTCGCCGGTTTCATGAAGTCCTTGCAGCGTCACAGCCTGCGTATTCGTGACTTCGAGACTGTTCTTCGCAGGAAAATGCTCGGCGAACCTGCTATTGCTGAGTATGAGCAGCTCGGCAACTCCGATCAGGGCCAGATTCGCGAATTCTATCTCGCCAGCCTGGAGCAGGTTGATCCTGAACTGCGGCAGAAGTTTTTCAAACTGTACGCGTACTACTGAATCCTCCAAATCTTCTGTTTCTTTCTTTATCCCGGTTATGTGCCGGCCAACACTTAGGAGACGAGCATCATGGGCAAGGAAAAGTTTGACCGGTCGAAGCCGCACGTAAACATTGGGACGATTGGTCACATTGATCATGGCAAGACGACGCTGACGGCGGCGATCACGAAGGTGTTGTCGAAGCATAATCCGAAGAACACGTTCCGTTCGTTTGACACGATTGACAACGCACCGGAAGAGCGCGAGCGCGGTATTACGATTGCGACGTCGCACGTGGAGTATGAGACGCCGAACCGGCACTACGCGCACGTGGATTGCCCGGGTCACGCGGATTACATCAAGAACATGATCACGGGCGCAGCGCAGATGGACGGCGCGATCCTGGTGGTTGCAGCGACCGACGGCCCGATGCCCCAGACCAAGGAGCATGTGCTCCTGGCCCGCCAGGTGGGCGTCCCGTTCATCGTGGTGTTCCTGAACAAGTGCGATGCGGTTGAGGACGAAGAGCTGATCGAGCTGGTCGAGATGGAGGTCCGTGAGCTCCTGTCGAAGTACGACTACCCGGGCGACGACACCCCGATCATCCGCGGCTCCGCCCTGGGCGCGCTGAATGGCGAAGCCCAGTGGGAGCTCAAGGTGGACGAGTTGATGGCGGCTGTCGATGCGTTCATCCCGCAGCCGGAGCGCGCTGTGGATCTTCCGTTCCTGATGCCGATCGAGGATATCTTCTCGATCTCGGGTCGTGGCACGGTGGTGACGGGCCGTATCGAGCGTGGCAAGATCAAGGTGGGCGAGCCCTGCGAGATCGTCGGCTTCCGCGAGACGCGTGCAACGGTCTGTACGGGCGTGGAGATGTTCAAGAAGCAGCTGGATGAGGGTCTGGCCGGCGACAATGCCGGTCTCCTGCTCCGCGGCATCGCAAAGGAAGATGTGGAGCGCGGCATGGTGCTGGCGAAGATCGGTTCGATCAAGCCGCACACGCAGTTCAAGGGCGAGATCTACGTCCTGAGCAAGGAAGAGGGCGGCCGTCACACGCCGTTCTTCAACGGCTACCGCCCACAGTTCTACTTCCGCACCACGGACGTGACCGGATCGGCGAAGCTGCCGGAGGGCACCGAGATGGTGATGCCGGGCGATAACACGCAACTCGAGATCACGCTGCACACCCCCGTCGCGATGGAAAAGGGACTTCGGTTCGCCATCCGCGAAGGCGGACGCACCGTCGGAGCCGGTACCATCTCCGAAATCATCAAGTAACTGCTCTGCAAGCCGGAATAGGGCGACCTGTTCCGGCGGCTTTACAATAGAATTAGGATCATGGTTTTTGCGGAGGTGTAAGGATTCCGCGAAATCGGTTAGGATAAAGAGATGCGCGAAATTATTACATTGCAGTGCCCCGAGTGCAAAAACAGGAACTACTCGACGACGAAGAACAAGAAGACCACCACTGGCCGCCTTGAGTTCTCGAAGTTTTGCAACACCTGCCGCAAGCACACGGATCACAAGGAAACGAAGTAACAGGGGCTCGGGCTTAAGGATCGGTGCAATCCGGTTGACGAGCCCACCTCCTGTAATCCGGGGGAATAAGCTCAACGGTTAAACTGTCGGTCTCCAAAACCGAACTTCTCGGTTCGAATCCGAGTTCCCCCGCCAGTTCCACTCCGCTGAGACATCGAGACCGGAATCGGTCGCAGTAGAACCATCAGCTCAGAAGAGTTTTGAGGCAGCATTATGGCGAAGGCGATAGCAGTAGCGGACGAGCAGAATACCGGAATGCAGCGCTTCAAAGCGCAGCCAGAAAAGCTGGTCTCCTTTCTCAAGGATGTCCGCAGCGAGATGCGCAAGGTGGTCTCCCCGACACGCGCCGAAGTCCAGTCGACGACCATCATCGTTCTCGTCACGGTCTTCCTCTTTGCTGCATACTTCTGGCTCGTGGATAACATCATCGGACGCGGTATCGAAGCGCTCCTCCACAAGCTCAGCACCCACTAGGTTTTGATGTGCAGGATTTGAAGCAGATGAAGCACGAAGAAGGCATAACGATGGCGGCAGAAGAGCAGAATCCGGAAGAGCTGAATCCCGAAGGCGCAGAGCCCACCGAGACGCTTGCCCCACCGGTTAACGAGAATTTCAAGTGGTACATCATCCATGCCTACTCCGGCTTTGAGCGTAAAGTCCGTGAGTCGCTTGAGAGCCGCATTCAGGCCTTTGGTCTGCAGAACCGCATCGGCCGCATCATGATTCCGACCGAGCCGGTAACCGAGCTTCGCAACGGGAAGAAGTACACCATTGAGCGTGTCTTCCTCCCTGGCTATGTCCTTGTCGAGATGGAACTCGACAACGATCTCTGGCATGTCATTAAGAACACGCCCCGCGTCACTGGGTTCCTAGGAACCGGCGACAATCCGGTCGCGCTGTCCGAGCAGGAAGTAAGCTCCATCCTCTTCCGTTCTGACGTCTCGAAGGACAAACCTTCGATGAAGGTCAAGTTTTCCAAGGGAGAGCAGGTCCGCATCAACGAGGGTGCTTTCGCCAACTTCAACGGTGCCGTCGACGATGTCAACGAAGACAAGCAAACCCTCAAGGTTATGGTCAGTATCTTCGGTCGTCCTACGCCCGTCGAACTCACCTTCTCCGAGGTCGAGAAGCTCGAAGAGTAGTCCCTGCGCCGCAGGAAGATTTAGAAACATCATTAAGTAGCGGGCCAAGCCTGCCGCTGGAAGCATAAAGAGGATTTACCGCAATGGCACCGAAGAAAATCACTGGATACGTCAAGCTTCAGATCATGGCCGGCAAGGCCACTCCTGCTCCCCCGGTCGGCCCCGCGCTCGGCCAGGCTCAGGTCAACATCATGGAGTTCTGCAAGCAGTTCAACGAGCGCACCAAGGCTCCTGACATGGCCGGACTCACCATCCCCGTCGTCATCACTGTCTATGCAGATCGCACCTTCTCCTTCATCACCAAGACGCCTCCTGCGGCTGTCCTCCTGCTCAAGGCAGCCGGCATCCCCAAGGGCTCCGGCACTCCCAACAAGGAGAAGCTCGGCAAGGTAACGGAGAAGCAGATCATCGAGATCGCGACCCAGAAGATGCCCGACCTGAATTCGACCACCGTCGAAGCTGCAGCGAAGAGCATCCGCGGCACCGCCCGCTCCATGGGTATCGAAGTAGTAGCCTAGTCGATCAACTTTACCCAGACATCAGCCGCGAAGGGCATGCCAGAGCATCGGCAAGCTCATCGCGGTATTTTCGCGTCGAGAGTGGCACCGATGGTTAAGCAAACAGTCTTTGTTGTGCATCAGGACGAACACTCGCTGGCGTTCTCCGGCCACAATCCCTTGTCAGAAGTGCGTCGCTTGACCGCTCCTGCAAACCGTGGCGCTTGCACACGTCTTCTACCAGCGTAGCCAGTCGTCGCCGGTAAGGCCCGGCCGCAAAGTCCGCGGTAGCGAATCTCTCTCGATATTCGGGTAAGAGTGCAGGGAAGTGCTCCTCAACAAATTTGAGATACGTTGGTCGCGAGCATGACTTCAGAAAGAGTGGTTGCGCAGCAAAGAAGCTGGCGCCTACTGCTGCAGCACGCCGTGCCATCCCATCGAGAGCCTCCGAATGATCTGTAATGCCCGGCAAAAGAGGAGAACACAGCACGCCCGTTGTGATGCCAGCCGCTCGCAGTCGCCGCACAGCCTCAAATCGCAGATCCGGCCGAGGAGCGCGAGGCTCCAGTAGGCGGGCAAGCTCTACATCCGCCGTCGTAATCGTCAGGTGAACCACAAGCGTATTACGCCTTCCGATCTGTGCCAGTAGATCGATGTCCCGTTCGATCAGCCGCGACTTGGTCACAATTCCCAATCGGTAGCCTGACTTACGCGCGAAGACCTCCAGCAAGCTCCGCGTCACCCGGGCTCGCCGTTCAATCGGCTGGTATGGGTCGGTAGCCGTACCCAGAGCAATCTCCTCTGCTGGATCGATCTTCCTCAATTCCTGCTCCAAAAGCCAGGCTGCATTTTCCTTGATGAAGATCAGCCGCTCAAAGATTTCCGGATCGTGAAAGTCAACCTGGGTCTTGTTCTCGCTGGGCACTGCAGCACCCGTTTTCGGAGCGAGGAACTCATGCGTGTACCGCGCATAGCAGTACCTGCAACCGAATTCACACCCCCGGTA
Coding sequences:
- the nusG gene encoding transcription termination/antitermination protein NusG, translated to MAAEEQNPEELNPEGAEPTETLAPPVNENFKWYIIHAYSGFERKVRESLESRIQAFGLQNRIGRIMIPTEPVTELRNGKKYTIERVFLPGYVLVEMELDNDLWHVIKNTPRVTGFLGTGDNPVALSEQEVSSILFRSDVSKDKPSMKVKFSKGEQVRINEGAFANFNGAVDDVNEDKQTLKVMVSIFGRPTPVELTFSEVEKLEE
- the secE gene encoding preprotein translocase subunit SecE; translated protein: MAKAIAVADEQNTGMQRFKAQPEKLVSFLKDVRSEMRKVVSPTRAEVQSTTIIVLVTVFLFAAYFWLVDNIIGRGIEALLHKLSTH
- the rplK gene encoding 50S ribosomal protein L11, with amino-acid sequence MAPKKITGYVKLQIMAGKATPAPPVGPALGQAQVNIMEFCKQFNERTKAPDMAGLTIPVVITVYADRTFSFITKTPPAAVLLLKAAGIPKGSGTPNKEKLGKVTEKQIIEIATQKMPDLNSTTVEAAAKSIRGTARSMGIEVVA
- the rpmG gene encoding 50S ribosomal protein L33; the encoded protein is MREIITLQCPECKNRNYSTTKNKKTTTGRLEFSKFCNTCRKHTDHKETK
- the tuf gene encoding elongation factor Tu, with the translated sequence MGKEKFDRSKPHVNIGTIGHIDHGKTTLTAAITKVLSKHNPKNTFRSFDTIDNAPEERERGITIATSHVEYETPNRHYAHVDCPGHADYIKNMITGAAQMDGAILVVAATDGPMPQTKEHVLLARQVGVPFIVVFLNKCDAVEDEELIELVEMEVRELLSKYDYPGDDTPIIRGSALGALNGEAQWELKVDELMAAVDAFIPQPERAVDLPFLMPIEDIFSISGRGTVVTGRIERGKIKVGEPCEIVGFRETRATVCTGVEMFKKQLDEGLAGDNAGLLLRGIAKEDVERGMVLAKIGSIKPHTQFKGEIYVLSKEEGGRHTPFFNGYRPQFYFRTTDVTGSAKLPEGTEMVMPGDNTQLEITLHTPVAMEKGLRFAIREGGRTVGAGTISEIIK
- a CDS encoding SPL family radical SAM protein, translating into MTKTTLFPILQPRATGVARLAAEAEHADGGHLVEFKRMEVRSILNKSVSKRQLSLAYSINPYRGCEFGCRYCYARYTHEFLAPKTGAAVPSENKTQVDFHDPEIFERLIFIKENAAWLLEQELRKIDPAEEIALGTATDPYQPIERRARVTRSLLEVFARKSGYRLGIVTKSRLIERDIDLLAQIGRRNTLVVHLTITTADVELARLLEPRAPRPDLRFEAVRRLRAAGITTGVLCSPLLPGITDHSEALDGMARRAAAVGASFFAAQPLFLKSCSRPTYLKFVEEHFPALLPEYRERFATADFAAGPYRRRLATLVEDVCKRHGLQERSSDALLTRDCGRRTPASVRPDAQQRLFA